The following coding sequences are from one Xiphophorus couchianus chromosome 7, X_couchianus-1.0, whole genome shotgun sequence window:
- the gpr161b gene encoding G-protein coupled receptor 161, which translates to MNASRNCTSVGNGDGLAVLESVSILTITLLACLGNLLIVATLYRRPYLLTPSNKFVFSLTLSNLLLSVLVLPFVAVSSAKREWVFGVVWCNFTALLYLLISSASMLTLGAIAIDRYYAVLYPMIYPMKITGNRAVVVIVYVWLHSLVGCLPPLFGWSSFEFDCLKRTCVAAWSREPSYAAFWVTWCILPPFFIMLACYGVIFRVARMKARKIHCGTVIVAQDDSSGTQRNGRKNSSTSTSSNGSRRSLVYAGSQCKAFVTILVVIGTFLITWGPYVGVVCTEALWGQGNVSQELETLVAWLSFCSAVCHPLIYGLWNKTVRKELLGMCFGDRYYRESFATRQRTSRLFSISNRITDLGMSPHLTAMLAGGGHLLAQGSSTGDTGFSFTQDSGTDVMLLENSCTDGSSFPSQNGNPSGKRRSSVTFEDQVEHSKAENTSSAQVHAETHKSLDSFASCLAKAIESDAKLTLFEQSLAPQGGGLFVTRGAQKPRYPDGQRLRLESIDEGIVKDDREEEEEEKEKLI; encoded by the exons ATGAACGCCAGTAGGAACTGCACCTCAGTGGGGAACGGCGATGGTCTGGCAGTCCTGGAGTCGGTGTCCATCTTGACCATCACGCTACTGGCCTGCCTGGGGAACCTGCTGATCGTGGCCACCCTCTACCGCAGGCCGTACCTGCTCACGCCCAGCAACAAGTTCGTGTTCAGCCTGACCCTGTCCAACCTGCTGCTGTCCGTGCTGGTGCTGCCGTTTGTGGCAGTGAGTTCAGCGAAGCGAGAGTGGGTCTTCGGGGTGGTGTGGTGCAATTTCACCGCGCTGCTCTACCTGCTCATCAGCTCGGCCAGCATGCTGACCCTCGGAGCGATCGCCATCGACAG GTACTACGCCGTGCTCTACCCGATGATCTACCCCATGAAGATCACAGGCAACAGGGCGGTGGTCGTCATCGTCTACGTGTGGCTACACTCGCTGGTGGGCTGCCTGCCCCCGTTGTTTGGCTGGTCCTCCTTCGAGTTTGACTGTTTAAAGCGGACATGTGTCGCAGCCTGGTCCAGAGAGCCGAGTTACGCCGCCTTCTGGGTCACCTGGTGCATCCTCCCGCCCTTCTTCATCATGTTGGCCTGCTATGGAGTCATTTTCCGCGTTGCTCGCATGAAAGCCAGAAAAATTCACTGTGGGACGGTTATTGTAGCCCAAGACGACTCATCTGGAACTCAGAGAAACGGACGCAAGAACTCAAGCACTTCAACTTCCTCTAACGGGAGCAGACGGAGCCTTGTGTACGCAGGGAGTCAGTGCAAGGCCTTCGTCACCATCTTGGTGGTGATCGGCACCTTTCTCATAACTTGGGGGCCGTACGTTGGGGTGGTGTGTACAGAGGCCCTGTGGGGTCAGGGCAACGTCTCTCAGGAGCTGGAGACTCTGGTGGCGTGGCTCTCTTTCTGCAGCGCCGTGTGCCACCCGCTCATTTATGGCCTGTGGAATAAAACGGTGAGGAAGGAGCTGCTGGGGATGTGCTTTGGCGATCGTTACTACAGAGAGTCATTTGCCACAAGGCAGCGGACGTCCCGACTCTTCAGCATCTCTAACAGGATCACAG ACTTGGGTATGTCCCCGCACCTGACTGCAATGCTGGCCGGAGGAGGACACCTGTTGGCCCAAGGAAGCAGCACAGGAGACACCGGCTTCAGCTTCACTCAGGACTCAG GCACCGACGTGATGCTGCTGGAGAACTCCTGCACAGACGGCTCCTCCTTCCCCTCACAAAACGGGAATCCATCCGGGAAGAGGCGGAGTTCGGTCACCTTCGAAGACCAGGTGGAGCATTCCAAAG CTGAAAACACGTCTTCGGCCCAAGTCCACGCAGAGACTCACAAATCTCTCGACTCGTTCGCTTCCTGCTTGGCGAAGGCCATCGAGAGCGACGCCAAGCTCACGCTGTTCGAGCAGAGTCTAGCGCCGCAGGGGGGAGGGCTCTTTGTGACGAGGGGGGCGCAGAAGCCCCGATACCCGGACGGTCAGAGACTGAGGCTGGAGAGCATCGATGAAGGCATCGTCAAGGACgacagagaagaggaggaggaggagaaggagaagctCATCTAG